From the bacterium genome, one window contains:
- the scpB gene encoding SMC-Scp complex subunit ScpB, which produces MKNIIEALLISTDTPLGIDRIIEILNISKEDIQKYIDELNREYQASDRAFEIKEVAGGYQIYTLPQYAQWVAELHKRKEKLSRAALETLAIVAYHQPITRAEVEKTRGVDSSWILESLLQKGLIKTSGRVQAPGRPIKYATTNEFLRYFGINSIADLPKEEEFGENIGPASPEAGPYINAEKTGPVIHTDLTVDDGETPEDTQQTAPDQKTAPEADDEDKDLGETL; this is translated from the coding sequence ATGAAGAATATAATTGAAGCATTATTGATCTCCACGGATACGCCTTTAGGCATTGACCGGATCATCGAGATCCTCAATATTTCCAAGGAAGACATCCAGAAATACATCGATGAATTGAACAGGGAATACCAGGCGTCGGACCGTGCCTTCGAGATCAAGGAAGTCGCCGGCGGCTACCAGATCTACACGCTCCCGCAATACGCTCAGTGGGTGGCTGAGCTGCACAAACGAAAGGAAAAATTATCCAGGGCGGCATTGGAAACACTGGCGATCGTGGCCTATCACCAGCCCATTACCCGCGCTGAAGTCGAGAAAACCCGCGGTGTTGACTCCAGCTGGATCCTGGAAAGCCTGCTCCAGAAAGGCTTGATCAAGACCAGCGGACGGGTGCAAGCGCCGGGCCGGCCGATCAAGTACGCCACAACCAACGAATTCCTGAGATACTTCGGCATAAACAGCATCGCAGACCTGCCTAAGGAAGAAGAATTCGGAGAAAACATCGGACCGGCCTCGCCTGAAGCCGGTCCTTATATTAACGCCGAAAAGACCGGACCCGTCATCCACACCGACCTGACGGTCGATGATGGAGAAACACCCGAAGACACACAACAAACCGCGCCCGACCAGAAGACCGCTCCTGAGGCCGACGATGAAGACAAAGACCTTGGTGAAACGCTTTGA
- a CDS encoding glycosyltransferase family 2 protein, whose translation MGEVNRNQHHSGHTSLLSVIIPVFNERENITNIVAAVKNVAIDKEIVLVDDCSTDGTREILEKIKDCRVFLHEKNQGKGAAIRTGLAQASGKIVIIQDADLEYSPREFPRLVRPIDSDETKVVYGSRMLGQGSFLRSSFLANKLLTLLTNIMFNGRLTDMETCYKVIDRKLMLELNLVSSRFEIEPEITCKLLKKRVRITELPISYQGRRKGKKIGPKDGLQAIWNIIKWKMHK comes from the coding sequence GTGGGAGAAGTAAACCGCAATCAACACCACTCCGGCCATACATCCTTGCTTTCTGTTATCATTCCCGTCTTTAATGAACGTGAGAATATCACCAACATCGTTGCGGCGGTCAAGAATGTGGCTATCGACAAGGAGATCGTTCTGGTCGATGACTGTTCAACCGACGGCACGCGCGAGATTTTAGAAAAGATCAAGGACTGTAGAGTATTTTTACATGAAAAAAATCAGGGCAAGGGCGCAGCCATCCGCACCGGCCTGGCGCAGGCCAGCGGCAAGATCGTCATCATTCAGGATGCCGATCTTGAGTATTCACCCCGTGAATTTCCGCGGCTGGTCAGGCCGATAGATAGCGATGAAACAAAGGTTGTCTACGGGTCGCGCATGCTCGGCCAGGGCAGTTTTCTAAGATCAAGTTTTCTCGCCAACAAGTTATTGACCTTGCTGACGAACATCATGTTCAATGGACGACTGACCGACATGGAGACCTGTTATAAGGTTATCGACCGCAAGCTGATGCTCGAATTAAACCTGGTCTCATCGCGGTTCGAGATCGAACCCGAGATCACCTGCAAGCTATTGAAAAAAAGGGTCCGGATCACAGAACTGCCGATATCATACCAGGGCCGTAGAAAGGGAAAAAAGATCGGACCCAAGGACGGCCTTCAGGCGATATGGAATATAATCAAATGGAAGATGCACAAATAA
- a CDS encoding glycosyltransferase family 4 protein, with amino-acid sequence MRVLFVTTAYKRYPDDVITPWMVEFIQRLRSQDVNVSVFTSSYKGLKDQVIDGVPVYRFRYFFKKYERLTHEENAVDRLGRGPLNLVLSFFYIIFGSLAILKLTRARRFDIAHVHWPFPHILFGLIARYFGRVKLFATFYGLEIRWLKKKFAPLVPFFSALINRCHVVTAISNHTAAELKNIVRYNIPVIPFSVSTRSKTGAITDDKAIMFAGRSVERKGADYLIKAFASIKNEIPHKLLIVGDGPERSSWEKLARGLDPSHRIQFTGWISDREIGDCYRTCSFFVLPAVYDKHGDTEGLGVVMIEAMSYAKPVIASNVGGITDVVEDGVNGFLVPPAEVTALAQAIKKLALNPSLCQQMGRAAKKIIDDKFNWDRITGRMKSLYEEYN; translated from the coding sequence ATGAGGGTACTTTTTGTCACGACTGCGTACAAAAGGTATCCGGATGATGTCATAACGCCCTGGATGGTCGAATTTATCCAGCGCCTGCGATCCCAGGACGTCAATGTCAGCGTCTTCACATCTTCTTACAAGGGACTGAAAGATCAGGTCATCGATGGAGTGCCGGTTTACCGCTTCCGGTATTTTTTTAAAAAATATGAACGCCTGACTCACGAGGAGAACGCGGTCGACCGGCTCGGCCGGGGACCGTTGAACCTCGTGCTCAGCTTTTTTTATATTATCTTCGGGTCGCTCGCCATCCTCAAGCTGACCCGGGCGCGCCGGTTCGACATCGCGCACGTCCACTGGCCTTTCCCCCATATTTTATTCGGCCTGATCGCCAGATATTTCGGACGCGTCAAGCTTTTCGCGACGTTCTACGGTCTTGAGATCCGCTGGCTTAAAAAGAAATTCGCACCGCTTGTTCCCTTTTTTTCAGCGCTCATAAACCGCTGCCATGTGGTAACGGCGATCTCCAATCATACCGCAGCCGAGCTTAAGAATATTGTCCGTTATAATATCCCGGTCATTCCCTTCAGCGTTTCCACGCGCTCAAAAACCGGGGCGATCACTGACGACAAGGCCATTATGTTCGCGGGCCGGTCGGTAGAGCGCAAGGGAGCGGACTACCTGATCAAAGCGTTCGCGTCGATAAAAAACGAGATCCCCCATAAGCTGCTCATTGTCGGCGACGGCCCGGAACGTAGCTCCTGGGAAAAGCTTGCGCGCGGTCTTGACCCGTCACACCGCATCCAGTTCACCGGCTGGATCTCGGACAGAGAGATCGGCGACTGCTATCGCACCTGCAGTTTTTTTGTTCTCCCGGCGGTTTATGATAAGCACGGCGATACCGAGGGGCTGGGTGTCGTCATGATCGAGGCGATGTCCTATGCCAAACCTGTCATTGCCTCAAATGTCGGCGGTATTACGGACGTGGTCGAAGACGGCGTCAACGGATTCCTGGTCCCGCCTGCGGAGGTCACGGCGCTGGCACAGGCGATCAAAAAACTCGCGCTTAACCCGTCGCTTTGCCAGCAGATGGGCCGGGCCGCAAAAAAGATCATTGACGACAAGTTTAATTGGGATAGAATTACGGGAAGGATGAAATCGCTCTATGAAGAATATAATTGA